A segment of the Aridibaculum aurantiacum genome:
CCAAGTGTATCTGCCCAGCCCAACATCACAATGCTTACTGCTTTCTTCACCATCCTTGCACCTATTCTTACTAAAAACATCACACCAATAAAAACCAGGAAGAAGGACAAAATAGGCAACCACTTGCCGGTGATACCTGCATCTGCCTGCAGAGATGCAGCTACCGTAGCGGATAGCTTTAGCGCTGCTGCCAAACCTATCATCAAGGCAAAAAAAGAAAACACAGCTACAATAAGCCCCCGGCTAAAACCTTTGAAGATGGCAAATACCACCAGGAACAGGAAGATGATGTCAATTATCATAAATAGATAGATCCGGGA
Coding sequences within it:
- a CDS encoding CvpA family protein produces the protein MIIDIIFLFLVVFAIFKGFSRGLIVAVFSFFALMIGLAAALKLSATVAASLQADAGITGKWLPILSFFLVFIGVMFLVRIGARMVKKAVSIVMLGWADTLGGIILYGMIYLLIYSVILFYAANIGLISEETQQASSTFSIIAPFGPAVVDGIGLVLPFFRDMFAQLSEFFENVNAKGSGK